A section of the Campylobacter lanienae NCTC 13004 genome encodes:
- the purD gene encoding phosphoribosylamine--glycine ligase, protein MNILIIGSGGREYAIGLRLTQDSQKHNLFFAPGNGATSNLGQNVDIKDFNELAKFALNSKIELTIVGPENALSDGVVDIFKANNLNIFGPTKSAARLESSKAYMKEFLAKNGIRTAKFINTNNYEEAAKFIDSLGDIVVVKADGLCAGKGVIIAKSKDEAKKATKDMLSGKSFGEAGSRVVIEEFLDGFELSFFAICDGSNFVSLPVAQDHKRLLDGDEGPNTGGMGAYAPSPLADENLIKRVQKEIIEPTLKGMQDENAPFCGVLFVGLMVVNGVPYVLEFNVRFGDPECEVLMPLIKGELGEILRGAALGRLNKFDLDDGYAVGVVLASKDYPYKSSPLAKIAVDNIPQNSHIAYAGVSLKDGELYASGGRVLVAVGKGGSVKEARDRAYDLAKNIKFDGMQYRKDIGYQAL, encoded by the coding sequence ATGAATATCTTAATTATCGGAAGTGGCGGTAGAGAATACGCTATAGGACTTAGATTAACCCAAGATTCTCAAAAACATAATCTTTTTTTTGCTCCGGGTAATGGGGCGACTTCAAATTTAGGACAAAATGTAGATATCAAAGATTTTAATGAGCTAGCTAAATTCGCTTTAAATAGCAAAATAGAGCTTACTATAGTAGGCCCAGAAAATGCCCTAAGCGATGGCGTTGTGGATATTTTTAAAGCTAATAATTTAAATATTTTTGGCCCTACGAAATCGGCTGCTAGATTAGAGAGCTCAAAGGCTTATATGAAGGAATTTTTGGCTAAAAATGGCATAAGAACGGCTAAATTTATTAATACTAATAACTATGAAGAAGCGGCTAAATTTATAGATAGTTTAGGTGATATAGTGGTGGTAAAGGCCGATGGCTTATGTGCTGGTAAGGGCGTTATAATAGCCAAAAGCAAAGATGAAGCCAAAAAGGCTACAAAAGATATGTTGAGTGGCAAGAGCTTTGGTGAGGCTGGAAGTAGGGTTGTGATTGAAGAGTTTTTGGATGGATTTGAGCTAAGCTTTTTTGCTATTTGCGATGGAAGCAACTTCGTATCCTTGCCAGTAGCACAAGATCACAAAAGATTATTAGATGGCGATGAGGGGCCAAATACCGGTGGAATGGGTGCTTATGCTCCAAGTCCTTTAGCTGATGAAAATTTGATAAAACGAGTTCAAAAAGAGATTATAGAGCCAACTCTTAAAGGAATGCAAGATGAGAATGCCCCATTTTGTGGGGTTTTATTTGTAGGATTGATGGTGGTAAATGGTGTGCCTTATGTGCTTGAATTTAATGTAAGATTTGGTGATCCTGAGTGTGAGGTTTTAATGCCACTTATCAAAGGCGAATTAGGTGAGATATTGCGTGGTGCAGCACTTGGGAGATTAAATAAATTTGATCTTGATGATGGATATGCTGTAGGCGTGGTATTAGCTAGTAAGGACTATCCATATAAAAGCAGCCCACTAGCCAAAATAGCAGTAGATAATATCCCGCAAAACTCACACATAGCGTATGCTGGAGTATCATTAAAAGATGGTGAATTATATGCTAGTGGCGGTAGAGTCTTAGTAGCCGTTGGCAAGGGTGGAAGTGTAAAAGAGGCTAGAGATAGAGCCTATGACTTAGCTAAAAATATTAAATTTGAT